Proteins encoded together in one Carassius auratus strain Wakin chromosome 32, ASM336829v1, whole genome shotgun sequence window:
- the LOC113052186 gene encoding lysine-specific demethylase 6B-like yields the protein MHHTAEQFAGCSTRDPFPLDALNRGPWASVGSRAWPPTSRCLTGVNQHQFLPHMPLSHMTGLNHSSKFLNNGPLHRGDKQDLSLQRMPPAPPRPWEQTRTGQGYEPLPGDNNNRLHNGYNAGPSAHLTARASQLLKYGAPHPQLPAHGSRPMPPLTDIWTQPQTQQQPRGPHPHSGQLKRPGPPLGEHSVIQHTPAPSLHRPMEDCPSVSKRKKSCGSEQMTSSAMQRLSGQPVHLNQQLSSIYPPTKPGFWNPLHKGGAPWNTNEHTSRPIDFQDSAKSGIESFTYKPPPLNPSTMSSPTIPTTRGYEESRGPPPQSHKPAQSPQSLGPPSQNPFIHHSPYPYPNNRPSAQTQGEPRGTTPQRGHGSGVSSLDNQAPPPNTSSSSPRADGENPAPSPANHTSVPYSHPQFQPHPGLVLSSPQASNQAQATVPQHNPHKPWRNQESRDFSARGDSQVAARFSQAPNRFAGAKQGPGTPQRVSPPQAPARKPVITPNLETPCSLKLYTNVGSIPAMSSAPSTTSSIPSTLSSWRATDSSVLVSNPNHVSMIGQNLTHPGYQGIHTGVGTLPKQHRGAQSQIQSTLPHTGQGRLNYTPVSSSPSSLNSGLQRSGESVITSKTYNTLPQVSSPLHCSQPPEHKKVNSALQAISSYSFSSSPIQASSSVSQATTTVPASVYSRSCLQPVAPSSQSITDALNKLDAELQGHMQAEERRRNQNEERKRNVERQDVETKPHSESALKSLEHLVSGSAAEPSPPRLSTANVFSSISLPSQNSLPYPWLSRGGVPPRLSGTPANAVERSQPPPLTPQTEYAREKQRQREKWKSGAPTQNSTGNPTYPSDSGLISPSENHSHTMQLKPDPSIDVTMMKSSHNAENIDTIPNPPPLREPPKLYQAFPKDIRSSCTPISTTTSSLQKHMPSSGFGSLGSSARSCSGDSDGAQFEEETSELLPDGLANIMKMLDESIKKEEELYSGQSGERPVPEPPFYTNVAPMKGYLGAPDLMPTLKESPTEDYQPDGHASPPVLSRQGSLASPCSRTSSLEEEEEALKVIPKPAKSICVKFQESSFATTGTNYRHSDLAKLYGLPEVEKSEFEDDEEVDREDETPSCSPPQRPHLHQTGVNNMFKNLASVLESPKYTYRGGPFGRPPPSAFMGVKYSSSFSLEPDICRQQQSTSPTSGSANHTGFSSPTQTSDISNSGQPHPLSPTDWASERKRGDNISQSDPLGSDDEEEVSDEPTQQTESGTVKDLLEKRPKLTTISESSLAELGHSYELNQHIQLYKDHSKAESQETCKPDKEKDRQRDRERERKHKHSGSSKKHEDRKERKKKHRERHEDASLSSSSSSSSSRRHREGKSHKEKKSRQVLGNLHLQSKEFREKEQERDGDKKRRKEECSQTQCEREEWARSKDNGTSSGRSSDLPSASAALCSDDFQKLKALTDGPPKELKIRLIKVESGDRETFIASEVEDRRIPLEEITIKNTASEIIRACKGARVKGKFKESYLLPAFSVKPVLTTEQPIPQEKLNPPTPSIYLESKRDAFSPVLLQFCTDSKNPVTVIRGLAGSLRLNLGLFSTKSLVEANAEHAVEVRTQVQQPADENWDPSGTGQTWPCESSRSHTTIAKYAQYQASSFQESLQEEKGSDNEEEEDDDEKLATNSENTTNNPLAPTSSAEQKPVGKIIKFGTNIDLSDAKRWKPQLQELQKLPAFMRVSSSGNMLSHVGHTILGMNTVQLYMKIPGCRTPGHQENNNFCSVNINIGPGDCEWFAVHDNYWEAISDFCEKHGVDYLTGSWWPVLDDLYRANIPVYRFIQRPGDLVWINAGTVHWVQAVGWCNNIAWNVGPVNSYQYQLALERFEWNEVKKVKSIVPMIHVSWNMARNIKVTDPDTYKMIKHCLLQSIKHIQILRDQLVATGKKISYQSRVKDEPAYYCNECDVEVFNLLFVTTETGSRKTYVVHCEDCARQRSPNLSNVVVLEQYRMEELMNMYDSFTPATSSSSR from the exons ATGCATCACACAGCAGAACAGTTTGCCGGGTGCAGCACACGGGACCCTTTTCCTCTGGACGCACTCAACCGAGGACCATGGGCTTCCGTGGGCAGCCGCGCCTGGCCACCTACCTCCAG GTGCCTAACAGGTGTCAATCAGCACCAGTTCCTCCCCCATATGCCACTCAGTCACATGACTGGGCTGAATCATTCAAGTAAATTTTTAAACAATGG TCCCTTACATCGAGGAGATAAGCAAGACCTGTCATTGCAAAGGATGCCCCCTGCTCCTCCCAGGCCTTGGGAACAAACCAGAACTGGCCAGGGATATGAGCCATTGCCTGGTGATAACAACAACCGACTGCACAATGGCTACAACGCAGGACCTTCTGCACACCTCACAGCTCGAGCCAGTCAGCTACTGAAG TACGGTGCTCCTCATCCTCAGCTCCCAGCCCATGGCTCACGGCCCATGCCTCCATTAACTGATATATGGACTCAACCTCAGACTCAGCAACAACCCAGGGGGCCTCACCCTCATTCTGGACAGTTAAAACGGCCTGGGCCCCCTCTGGGAGAGCACTCTGTCATTCAGCATACCCCTGCTCCATCTCTGCACCGGCCCATGGAGGACTGCCCCAGTGTGAGCAAGAGAAAGAAGAGCTGTGGGTCTGAACAG ATGACTTCTTCAGCCATGCAGCGCTTATCTGGGCAGCCTGTACATTTGAATCAGCAGCTGTCCTCCATCTACCCCCCAACAAAACCTGGCTTTTGGAACCCATTGCACAAAGGAGGAGCACCCTGGAACACAAATGAACACACAAGCAGACCCATCGATTTTCAG GATTCAGCTAAGTCAGGAATTGAAAGTTTTACCTATAAACCGCCTCCCTTGAATCCATCAACCATGTCTTCACCCACCATTCCCACCACAAGAGGCTACGAAGAAAGCAGGGGTCCTCCACCACAGTCCCACAAGCCTGCTCAGTCACCGCAGTCTCTGGGACCACCTTCACAGAACCCTTTTATCCATCATTCTCCATACCCCTACCCCAACAACAGACCTTCAGCCCAGACCCAAGGAGAACCACGTGGCACTACTCCACAAAGAGGACATGGTTCTGGAGTGAGTTCTTTGGATAACCAGGCTCCACCACCAAATACATCCTCATCATCACCACGGGCAGATGGGGAGAACCCTGCACCCTCACCAGCAAACCACACCTCTGTGCCTTACAGTCACCCCCAATTCCAGCCTCACCCAGGGCTGGTCCTTTCCAGCCCACAAGCCAGCAACCAGGCCCAGGCCACAGTACCTCAGCACAACCCCCATAAACCCTGGAGGAATCAg GAATCTCGTGACTTTTCAGCAAGAGGGGATTCTCAGGTTGCCGCACGCTTTTCTCAGGCACCGAATAGGTTTGCTGGGGCCAAACAGGGTCCAGGGACCCCCCAGCGTGTGAGCCCTCCACAGGCTCCTGCTCGAAAGCCTGTCATTACCCCAAACCTAGAAACTCCTTGCTCTCTAAAACTATACACCAATGTTGGAAGCATTCCTGCCATGAGCTCAGCACCCTCTACCACCTCCTCCATTCCCAGCACCCTGAGCAGCTGGAGAGCAACGGATTCGTCAGTGCTAGTCTCAAACCCAAACCATGTATCCATGATTGGTCAAAATCTGACACATCCAGGGTATCAGGGTATCCATACGGGAGTTGGAACCCTTCCAAAACAACATAGAGGTGCACAATCTCAGATTCAGTCCACTCTTCCTCACACAGGACAGGGTAGACTTAACTACACCCCAGTGTCCTCTTCTCCCTCCAGCCTAAACTCAGGACTTCAGAGATCAGGGGAGAGCGTCATCACCAGCAAGACGTATAACACTCTTCCTCAAGTCAGTTCACCTTTACATTGTTCTCAGCCTCCAGAACACAAAAAAGTCAACTCAGCCCTACAGGCAATTTCTAGTTATTCATTCAGCTCATCCCCCATTCAGGCTTCCTCCTCAGTTTCTCAGGCAACTACTACTGTTCCAGCCTCAGTCTACTCAAGGTCCTGTTTACAGCCAGTTGCCCCAAGCTCTCAGTCCATTACTGATGCTTTAAACAAACTTGATGCAGAGCTGCAAGGCCACATGCAAGCagaagagaggaggagaaacCAGAATGAAGAGAGGAAACGGAATGTAGAACGACAAGATGTGGAGACAAAGCCACACAGTGAGTCTGCTCTCAAGAGTCTAGAGCATTTGGTGTCAGGTAGTGCAGCTGAGCCTTCACCTCCTCGTTTGTCTACAGCCAACGTATTCTCCTCCATCTCACTTCCTAGCCAGAATTCACTACCTTATCCCTGGTTGAGTCGAGGAGGAGTGCCCCCACGTCTTTCTGGAACTCCAGCAAACGCTGTGGAACGCTCACAACCACCTCCTCTCACCCCCCAGACAGAATATGCCCGTGAGAAGCAAAggcagagagagaaatggaagagTGGAGCACCGACTCAGAATTCCACTGGGAATCCCACATACCCCTCAGATTCAGGTCTCATCAGTCCCTCTGAAAACCACAGCCACACCATGCAATTGAAGCCTGATCCATCCATAGATGTCACCATGATGAAAAGCTCTCATAATGCTGAGAATATAGACACTATTCCCAACCCTCCACCTCTGCGTGAGCCACCCAAACTTTACCAGGCCTTCCCCAAGGATATTCGTTCTTCATGCACACCTATCAGCACGACTACAAGCAGCCTTCAAAAACATATGCCCAGTTCAGGATTTGGTAGTCTGGGTAGCAGTGCTAGAAGTTGCAGCGGTGATTCTGATGGTGCCCAATTTGAAGAGGAAACGTCTGAGCTCTTGCCTGATGGATTGGCTAACATTATGAAGATGCTGGATGAGTCCATCAAGAAAGAGGAGGAGCTATATTCTGGTCAGAGTGGAGAACGGCCAGTACCAGAACCTCCATTTTATACAAACGTGGCACCTATGAAGGGTTACTTAGGCGCACCAGACCTCATGCCTACCCTTAAGGAATCTCCAACTGAGGATTATCAGCCAGATGGCCATGCAAGCCCACCTGTGTTAAGTCGGCAAGGCTCACTGGCATCTCCTTGTAGCCGTACTTCTTCActtgaggaagaagaggaggctCTTAAGGTCATTCCCAAGCCTGCCAAGTCCATTTGCGTGAAGTTTCAAGAAAGCAGTTTTGCCACAACAGGAACCAACTATCGCCATAGTGACCTGGCCAAGCTGTATGGTCTTCCAGAGGTAGAGAAAAGTGAGTTTGAGGATGATGAAGAAGTGGATCGGGAAGATGAAACTCCATCCTGTTCACCACCACAGCGGCCACACCTCCATCAGACAGGTGTGAACAACATGTTTAAAAACCTTGCATCTGTACTTGAGAGTCCAAAGTACACCTACCGAGGTGGACCCTTTGGTCGTCCTCCTCCCTCTGCTTTTATGGGAGTGAAGTACTCATCATCTTTTTCACTGGAGCCTGACATTTGCAGACAACAACAAAGCACTTCTCCCACATCCGGTTCAGCCAATCACACAGGTTTCAGCAGTCCAACACAAACCTCTGACATTAGCAACTCAGGTCAGCCTCATCCCCTCTCACCTACAGATTGGGCATCGGAGAGGAAGAGAGGGGATAACATAAGCCAGTCAGATCCTTTGGgcagtgatgatgaagaagaggTTTCAGATGAGCCCACACAACAAACGGAATCTGGAACTGTGAAAGACTTGTTGGAAAAACGACCAAAGCTGACCACCATCTCAGAGTCTTCACTAGCGGAGCTTGGTCATAGCTATGAACTAAACCAACATATACAACTTTATAAAGACCACTCAAAGGCAGAGTCACAGGAGACATGCAAACCTGATAAAGAAAAGGACCGACAAAGAGACCGAGAACGAGAgaggaaacacaaacacagtggCAGTAGCAAAAAACATGAGgacaggaaagagagaaagaaaaagcacagAGAAAGACACGAGGATGCATCTCtttcctcatcctcatcttccAGCTCCAGTCGACGGCACAGGGAGGGAAAGTCACACAAGGAAAAAAAGAGCCGGCAGGTACTGGGTAACCTGCACCTTCAGAGTAAGGAGTTTAGGGAGAAGGAACAAGAGCGTGATGGGGAcaaaaagagaaggaaagaggAATGCAGCCAAACCCAGTGTGAAAGGGAAGAATGGGCACGGAGCAAAGACAATGGCACCAGCTCTGGACGTTCCTCTGATCTCCCATCTGCTTCTGCAGCATTATGTTCTGACGACTTTCAGAAACTGAAAGCACTAACAGATGGGCCACCCAAAGAACTGAAGATACGCCTCATAAAGGTGGAGAGTGGGGACAGGGAGACATTTATTGCTTCAGAGGTAGAGGACAGAAGGATTCCTTTGGAGGAAATCACCATTAAAAACACAGCTAGTGAAATCATCAGAGCCTGCAA GGGAGCTCGCGTTAAGGGGAAATTTAAGGAATCGTACCTCCTACCTGCCTTCTCTGTTAAACCAGTTTTGACCACAGAACAGCCCATCCCTCAAGAGAAACTCAACCCCCCCACACCTAGCATCTAC TTGGAAAGTAAAAGAGATGCATTCTCTCCGGTACTGCTGCAGTTCTGCACAGATTCTAAAAACCCAGTGACTGTCATCCGGGGACTTGCTGGCTCCCTCAGATTAA ATCTTGGTCTGTTTTCCACTAAATCTTTGGTGGAGGCAAATGCGGAGCATGCAGTAGAGGTCAGGACCCAGGTTCAGCAGCCAGCTGATGAGAACTGGGATCCCAGCGGCACTGGCCAGACCTGGCCCTGCGAGAGCAGCAGGTCGCATACAACAATTGCCAAGTATGCCCAGTACCAGGCCTCCAGCTTCCAAGAGAGCTTACAG GAAGAGAAGGGCAGTGAcaacgaggaggaggaggatgatgatgagaaATTGGCCACCAACTCTGAGAATACAACCAATAACCCCTTAGCTCCCACCTCCAG TGCAGAGCAGAAACCTGTGGGGAAGATAATAAAATTTGGCACCAACATTGACCTGTCCGATGCCAAAAG ATGGAAGCCTCAGCTGCAGGAACTGCAGAAATTGCCGGCATTTATGCGTGTGTCCTCCAGTGGGAATATGCTGAGTCATGTTGGCCACACCATTTTGGGAATGAATACAGTACAACTCTACATGAAAATCCCAGGCTGCCGCACACCAG GACACCAGGAGAACAATAACTTCTgttctgtaaatattaatattgggCCTGGAGACTGTGAGTGGTTTGCTGTCCACGACAACTACTGGGAAGCCATCAGTGATTTCTGTGAAAA ACATGGCGTCGACTACCTGACAGGATCTTGGTGGCCGGTTCTGGATGACTTGTACCGCGCTAACATCCCTGTGTACCGGTTCATCCAAAGACCAGGAGATCTGGTATGGATCAATGCAGGCACTGTGCACTGGGTTCAGGCCGTGGGCTGGTGCAACAACATTGCTTGGAATGTTGGACCTGTCAACT CTTATCAGTACCAGTTGGCTTTAGAGAGATTTGAGTGGAACGAAGTGAAGAAAGTCAAATCCATCGTTCCCATGATTCACGTATCCTGGAACATGGCACGCAACATCAAAGTCACTGACCCAGACACTTACAAGATGATCAA ACACTGTCTCCTCCAGTCTATTAAACACATTCAGATTCTGAGGGACCAGCTGGTGGCCACAGGAAAGAAGATCTCCTACCAGAGCAGGGTGAAGGATGAGCCGGCCTACTACTGTAACGAGTGTGAT GTGGAGGTGTTTAACCTGCTGTTTGTGACCACTGAAACTGGCAGTCGGAAGACGTATGTGGTTCACTGTGAGGACTGTGCACGACAACGCAGCCCAAACCTCTCCAATGTAGTAGTGCTGGAGCAGTACCGCATGGAGGAGCTCATGAACATGTACGACTCTTTCACCCCG GCTACCAGTTCCAGCTCCCGATGA
- the LOC113052185 gene encoding transmembrane protein 88-like, whose amino-acid sequence MSMNGTLEKGAHHQALDLSEELPTNSHNHHHNHTSLKHTNSLASTVQARTPVGGSGVVVPPPYSAAEAGRGEAPLELRGSLDCWACSVLVTAQNLVIAAINACLAGLVFGLILTPAIVMVVIGFICHSTVRSQGSSLYCSDLLNDGGCVALLVVGFLLVTPLLVLALAAYCRLARHLQLGLCFIPYSRAVYKNLPATQHRGLTGGCCGQQSGKGERKGKVWV is encoded by the exons ATGAGCATGAATGGCACTCTGGAGAAGGGGGCTCATCACCAGGCCCTCGACCTCTCTGAAGAGCTCCCGACCAACAGCCATAATCACCATCACAATCACACCAGTCTCAAACACACAAACTCCTTGGCCTCCACTGTGCAAGCCAGGACCCCAGTAGGTGGGTCTGGAGTGGTTGTGCCGCCACCTTACTCTGCTGCAGAGGCTGGGAGAGGTGAAGCACCGCTGGAGCTCCGGGGCTCTCTGGACTGCTGGGCGTGTTCAGTACTTGTGACAGCACAGAACCTGGTGATCGCAGCCATCAACGCCTGCCTGGCAGGGTTGGTTTTCGGGCTCATCCTCACTCCTGCTATTGTCATGGTGGTGATCGGCTTCATCTGTCATTCAACG GTGCGTTCACAGGGGTCATCACTGTACTGCTCGGATCTACTGAATGATGGTGGATGTGTGGCTCTGCTGGTTGTGGGATTCTTGCTAGTGACTCCACTCCTGGTTCTGGCCTTGGCTGCATACTGCCGGCTTGCTCGTCACCTTCAGCTGGGTCTTTGTTTTATTCCATACAGTCGTGCCGTCTACAAGAACCTTCCAGCTACCCAGCACAGAGGCTTGACAGGGGGCTGCTGTGGACAGCAATCTGGGAAAGGAGAAAGGAAGGGGAAAGTGTGGGTGTAG